Proteins from one Faecalibacterium sp. I3-3-33 genomic window:
- a CDS encoding DUF1292 domain-containing protein — translation MSDEIKNPNTEEEYQPDLMTLEDEDGNEVTFEVIDALDHKGVHYLAVVEYAENEEDLNEDAQLVILSVGEDDEGEYLDVVEDDEVLMEVSKLFEQRLSEDYDIE, via the coding sequence ATGTCTGACGAGATCAAGAACCCCAATACTGAGGAAGAATATCAGCCTGACCTGATGACCCTTGAGGACGAGGACGGCAACGAGGTCACCTTTGAGGTGATCGATGCGCTGGACCACAAGGGCGTGCATTATCTGGCTGTTGTGGAATACGCCGAGAACGAAGAGGACCTGAACGAGGACGCCCAGCTGGTGATCCTGAGTGTCGGGGAAGATGACGAAGGCGAATATCTGGACGTTGTAGAGGACGACGAGGTGCTGATGGAAGTCAGCAAGCTGTTCGAACAGCGTCTGAGCGAGGACTACGATATCGAGTAA
- the ruvX gene encoding Holliday junction resolvase RuvX → MKILAVDYGDSRTGLATCDRTEFLTTAITPQITLKARNKVAARVCEVAKEIEAEMILIGLPLNMDGTEGERAAKSRKLAKTVELWSGLPVRMWDERQTTCAAADLLDESGTYGSRRKEILDSVSATVILEDYLAWRKEHPGEI, encoded by the coding sequence ATGAAGATTTTAGCCGTTGACTACGGGGACAGCCGCACCGGGCTTGCCACCTGTGACCGCACCGAATTTCTTACCACCGCCATCACGCCCCAGATCACCTTAAAGGCCCGCAACAAAGTAGCCGCCCGGGTATGCGAGGTGGCGAAGGAGATCGAAGCCGAGATGATCCTGATCGGTCTGCCGCTGAATATGGACGGCACCGAGGGCGAACGCGCCGCCAAGAGCCGCAAGCTGGCAAAGACCGTGGAGCTTTGGAGCGGCCTGCCGGTGCGGATGTGGGACGAGCGCCAGACTACCTGCGCCGCCGCCGACCTTCTGGACGAAAGCGGCACCTACGGCAGCCGCCGCAAGGAGATCCTGGATTCGGTCAGCGCCACGGTGATTCTGGAGGACTACCTTGCATGGCGCAAGGAACACCCCGGGGAGATATGA
- a CDS encoding peptidylprolyl isomerase, with protein MLKKFGAVCLVAVLLLTGCTLRPQENGSKVQSISRPAVESAELQFTHPAAGDTVAVFDTSAGVFRAVLFPEKAPQACDNFIGLVQQGYYNGLTVSRVENQFVVEAGQGADGKGSTIWKGSRYPVEASDGLHHYAGALCMGVDASGACASVFYVVESLPGEQSVTQELVDQMNAAGYRAEVVSAYQTAGGAPYLDYTDTVFGQVYEGMDIVDAIAQTAVDESQKPTTEITINSVSIETYQG; from the coding sequence ATGTTGAAAAAATTCGGGGCAGTCTGTCTTGTGGCGGTGCTGCTGCTTACCGGCTGCACGCTGCGGCCGCAGGAAAACGGCAGCAAAGTCCAGAGCATCAGCCGCCCGGCGGTGGAATCGGCCGAGTTGCAGTTCACCCACCCGGCGGCGGGAGACACGGTTGCGGTGTTCGATACCTCTGCGGGTGTTTTCCGGGCGGTGCTCTTCCCGGAAAAGGCTCCGCAGGCCTGCGATAACTTTATTGGTCTTGTACAGCAGGGCTACTACAACGGCCTTACCGTGAGCCGGGTGGAGAACCAGTTCGTGGTGGAAGCCGGGCAGGGCGCAGACGGCAAAGGCTCTACCATCTGGAAGGGCAGCCGCTACCCGGTGGAAGCATCGGACGGCCTGCACCATTACGCCGGGGCGCTGTGCATGGGCGTGGACGCCTCCGGCGCGTGTGCCAGCGTGTTCTATGTAGTGGAATCGCTGCCGGGAGAGCAGTCGGTGACGCAGGAGCTGGTGGACCAGATGAATGCCGCCGGTTACCGCGCCGAGGTGGTATCCGCTTACCAGACGGCGGGCGGTGCGCCCTATCTGGACTACACCGATACCGTGTTCGGGCAGGTGTACGAGGGCATGGACATCGTGGACGCCATCGCCCAGACCGCTGTGGACGAAAGCCAGAAGCCCACCACCGAGATCACCATCAACAGCGTGAGCATCGAGACCTATCAGGGATAA
- a CDS encoding DUF378 domain-containing protein produces the protein MQTFYKICLLLLIVGGVNWGLVGLFQFDLVGWLLGGSTSVWSRIVFALVGLAALGCIPNLFSEEPEEE, from the coding sequence ATGCAGACCTTTTACAAAATCTGCCTGCTGCTGCTCATTGTGGGCGGTGTGAACTGGGGGCTCGTGGGGCTTTTTCAGTTCGACCTTGTGGGCTGGCTGCTGGGCGGCAGTACCTCGGTGTGGTCCCGTATCGTGTTTGCGCTGGTGGGCTTGGCCGCCCTTGGCTGCATTCCGAATCTGTTCAGCGAGGAACCGGAGGAAGAATAA
- the ispE gene encoding 4-(cytidine 5'-diphospho)-2-C-methyl-D-erythritol kinase, whose amino-acid sequence MERRERRNAVTVLAPAKLNLALDVVGLLPNGYHALDMTMQTITLYERVMLRRSTGLSLRLPGSLVQPNDKNTAIKAALEFFHYTGLLAGVDITIYKNTPVRAGMAGGSADAAAVLVGLNALYGAKLSMSELCALGAGIGADVPFALMGGTCRVQGVGDLLKALPPVPDCWFTVVMPDYGVSTPEAFAAYDTVGSSTHPDCEAQEKAIRAGDLDAVCAAAGNALEECSGAKDNEKIKALLRAHGAVTALMTGSGAAVFGVFRDEAAARAAAAAAKRQWPQVYVAQPDRGGARVIR is encoded by the coding sequence ATGGAACGGCGAGAGCGGAGAAACGCGGTGACCGTGCTGGCACCGGCCAAGCTCAATCTGGCACTGGATGTAGTAGGCTTGCTGCCCAACGGCTACCATGCGCTGGACATGACCATGCAGACCATCACCCTGTACGAGCGGGTGATGCTGCGCCGCAGCACCGGGCTCAGTCTGCGTCTGCCGGGCAGCCTTGTGCAGCCCAACGATAAAAATACCGCCATCAAGGCGGCGCTGGAGTTCTTCCACTACACCGGCCTGCTGGCGGGGGTGGATATCACCATCTACAAAAACACCCCGGTGCGGGCGGGCATGGCGGGCGGCAGCGCAGACGCCGCCGCCGTGCTGGTGGGACTGAACGCGTTGTACGGCGCAAAACTTTCCATGAGCGAATTGTGCGCGCTGGGCGCAGGCATCGGTGCGGACGTGCCCTTTGCCCTGATGGGCGGCACCTGCCGGGTGCAGGGCGTGGGCGACCTGCTCAAGGCGCTGCCGCCCGTGCCGGACTGCTGGTTCACGGTGGTAATGCCGGATTACGGCGTGTCCACCCCGGAGGCCTTTGCCGCCTATGATACCGTGGGCAGCAGCACCCACCCGGACTGTGAGGCGCAGGAAAAGGCTATCCGCGCCGGAGACTTGGATGCTGTATGCGCTGCCGCCGGTAACGCGCTGGAAGAGTGCAGCGGCGCAAAGGATAACGAAAAAATCAAAGCCCTGCTCCGGGCGCACGGCGCTGTCACCGCGCTGATGACCGGCAGCGGTGCGGCGGTGTTCGGCGTGTTCCGGGACGAAGCTGCCGCCAGAGCCGCCGCAGCGGCAGCAAAGCGGCAGTGGCCGCAGGTCTACGTTGCGCAGCCCGACCGCGGCGGTGCACGGGTGATCCGCTAA
- a CDS encoding PD-(D/E)XK nuclease family protein, producing MLKLVLGASGSGKTTLLYARIRARAEAGKRSILLVPEQFTSSTEARIYRELGDALSGMVESYSFTSLAEHILAALGGAAVQTLTDAGRAVLVRRALEELQDNVHYYYRHRRSAAFCQMAAETIDELKSAGLSGQQLQELARDCGTESAKLGELALIFQGYESLLAGTGMDPADRLELAADRLEAALARDELPDFLREREVFIDEFDTFNAPKKRLMGAMLAALPAVTVALCEDGAPMQPGDLELFSGAKQVAAQLRQLARKNGAQVAAPELLRRDLRHKDAPGLAALTELLETGSCTPPESAPELRLFAAASREEEARCAAAAIRRLMRQGVRCGKIAVVCRDISLYRAAVRYEFRMAEIPLYCDEPTTPEFSAPATAVRALLALLRGADMTEQLTVLAKTGLCDLTEPEVCALENYAYTWSPNAAAWRAEFTKSPRGFGDAELTEEDTLNLTRAENARKKLVTAVDTLRSKVRSANAEQISRALYFCLKELGAEGQQAAQVEDIRAARGIPAAEEAAREWNVVMQLLDEMARLLGSQGITVPEYEDLFCLLLRSSDLGHIPQTLDAVVLASAGKMRLDAPDYVFVLGLAEGEFPCTPAESGLLTHADRDLLMAKQIDLPDCFENRVVREQVCFYKALTAPAKGLWMSWPKGQGQTLCAALEPIVEALQPAAPQLELIDLAATPADGLDVLGGGWPLTELERASLTEALRAPGEGVQAPRGLALLQRMEQDPPRQVQDLPTLEMLLGRRLHISPSQLEKYYTCRYGYFLQYVLGLKPRRRAELSADQSGTLMHWVLQMALDPHPGADNPCAGLRPFLELDDAAMADLAAALVDEYARRYLPEDTARFAYLLSRLKKSMTSLLCYLRDEQNQSQFKPVACELKIGRGEDAVPGQVYRLSDGRTVQLVGTVDRADEWIEDNGTRWVRVVDYKTGSKKLDLKEVYCGLDCQMLLYLFSLTRDSGGRFTGAQPAGVLYLLADPAPQTLPRGQAARAVEYQLDGLVRDEQKIFDAMDADETGKYLPFGYRNGAPSPYQKDKRADSAKLSRIQLHLDDLVTQMGEQLYGGQIDAEPLVVSSSKSPCTWCDYSFICCHETGLHERALEAPAKPFEPEEENEEEEEQP from the coding sequence ATGCTGAAACTGGTTCTGGGCGCTTCCGGCAGCGGCAAGACCACCCTGCTGTATGCCCGTATCCGCGCCCGCGCCGAGGCGGGCAAGCGCAGCATCCTGCTGGTGCCGGAGCAGTTCACTTCCAGCACCGAGGCACGCATCTACCGGGAGCTGGGAGATGCCCTTTCCGGTATGGTGGAAAGTTATTCCTTCACCAGTCTGGCGGAGCATATCCTTGCGGCTCTTGGCGGTGCGGCGGTGCAGACCCTGACCGATGCCGGGCGGGCGGTGTTGGTGCGCCGTGCGCTGGAAGAATTGCAGGATAACGTGCACTACTACTACCGCCACCGGCGCAGCGCAGCCTTTTGCCAGATGGCTGCCGAGACCATCGACGAGCTGAAAAGCGCCGGGCTTTCCGGGCAGCAATTGCAGGAGCTTGCCCGGGACTGCGGTACCGAGAGCGCAAAGCTGGGCGAGCTGGCACTCATCTTTCAGGGCTACGAAAGCCTGCTGGCGGGCACCGGCATGGACCCCGCCGACCGTCTGGAACTGGCGGCCGACCGTCTGGAAGCTGCGCTTGCCCGGGACGAGCTGCCGGACTTTCTGCGCGAGCGCGAGGTGTTTATTGACGAGTTCGATACCTTCAACGCGCCCAAAAAGCGGCTGATGGGTGCCATGCTGGCTGCATTGCCTGCCGTGACGGTGGCGCTGTGCGAGGACGGCGCACCTATGCAGCCCGGTGATCTGGAGCTGTTCTCCGGCGCAAAGCAGGTGGCGGCGCAGCTGCGCCAGCTGGCGCGCAAAAACGGCGCACAGGTGGCCGCGCCGGAGCTGCTGCGGCGGGACCTGCGCCACAAAGACGCCCCGGGCCTTGCCGCCCTGACCGAACTGCTGGAGACCGGCAGCTGCACCCCGCCGGAAAGCGCCCCGGAGCTGCGGCTGTTTGCCGCCGCCAGCCGGGAAGAGGAAGCCCGCTGCGCCGCTGCCGCCATCCGCCGCCTGATGCGGCAGGGGGTGCGCTGCGGAAAAATTGCGGTGGTCTGCCGCGATATCAGCCTGTACCGGGCTGCGGTGCGGTACGAGTTCCGCATGGCAGAGATCCCTCTGTACTGCGATGAGCCCACCACCCCGGAGTTCAGCGCCCCCGCCACGGCGGTGCGGGCGCTGCTGGCATTGCTGCGGGGCGCGGACATGACCGAGCAGCTGACCGTGCTGGCCAAGACAGGCCTGTGTGACCTGACCGAGCCGGAGGTCTGCGCGCTGGAAAACTACGCCTACACATGGTCGCCTAATGCGGCGGCGTGGCGGGCAGAATTTACCAAAAGCCCCCGGGGCTTCGGTGACGCCGAGCTGACCGAGGAAGATACGCTGAACCTGACCCGCGCCGAAAACGCCCGCAAAAAGCTGGTGACGGCGGTGGATACTTTGCGCAGTAAGGTGCGCAGCGCCAACGCCGAGCAGATCAGCCGGGCGCTGTATTTCTGTCTGAAGGAGCTGGGCGCAGAGGGACAGCAGGCCGCGCAGGTGGAGGATATCCGCGCCGCCCGGGGCATCCCGGCAGCAGAGGAAGCCGCCCGCGAGTGGAACGTGGTGATGCAGCTGCTGGACGAGATGGCGCGGCTGCTGGGCAGTCAGGGCATCACCGTGCCGGAGTACGAGGATCTTTTCTGTCTGCTGCTGCGTTCGTCTGACCTTGGGCATATCCCGCAGACCTTGGACGCGGTGGTGCTGGCAAGCGCCGGTAAAATGCGTCTGGATGCGCCGGACTATGTGTTCGTGCTGGGGCTTGCGGAGGGGGAATTCCCCTGCACCCCGGCGGAAAGCGGCCTGCTGACCCACGCCGACCGCGACCTGCTGATGGCAAAACAGATCGATCTGCCGGACTGTTTTGAAAACCGTGTGGTGCGGGAACAGGTCTGTTTTTATAAGGCACTTACTGCCCCGGCAAAGGGGCTGTGGATGAGCTGGCCAAAGGGGCAGGGGCAGACCCTGTGCGCCGCGCTGGAGCCCATCGTGGAGGCGTTGCAGCCCGCCGCGCCGCAGCTGGAACTGATCGACCTTGCCGCCACCCCCGCAGACGGCTTGGACGTGCTGGGCGGCGGCTGGCCGCTGACCGAGCTGGAGCGTGCCAGCCTGACCGAGGCGCTGCGCGCCCCCGGCGAAGGGGTACAGGCGCCCCGGGGGCTGGCACTGTTACAGCGCATGGAGCAGGATCCGCCCCGGCAGGTGCAGGATCTGCCCACGCTGGAAATGCTGCTGGGCAGGCGGCTGCACATCTCGCCCAGCCAGCTGGAAAAATACTATACCTGCCGCTACGGCTACTTTTTGCAGTATGTGCTGGGGCTCAAACCCCGCCGCCGTGCGGAGCTTTCGGCAGACCAGAGCGGTACCCTGATGCACTGGGTCTTGCAGATGGCACTGGACCCTCACCCCGGGGCAGACAACCCCTGTGCCGGGCTGCGCCCCTTTTTGGAACTGGACGATGCCGCCATGGCTGACCTTGCCGCCGCGCTGGTGGACGAGTATGCGCGGCGCTATCTGCCAGAAGATACCGCACGCTTTGCCTATCTGCTCTCCCGGCTGAAAAAGAGCATGACCAGCCTGTTGTGCTATCTGCGGGACGAGCAGAACCAGTCCCAATTTAAGCCCGTGGCCTGTGAGCTGAAAATAGGCCGGGGCGAGGATGCCGTGCCCGGGCAGGTGTACCGCCTGTCAGATGGGCGCACGGTGCAGCTGGTGGGCACGGTGGACCGCGCGGACGAGTGGATCGAGGACAACGGCACCCGCTGGGTGCGGGTGGTGGACTACAAGACCGGCAGCAAAAAGCTGGACTTGAAAGAAGTCTACTGCGGGCTGGACTGCCAGATGCTGCTGTATCTGTTCAGCCTGACCCGGGATTCCGGCGGGCGCTTTACCGGCGCACAGCCGGCGGGCGTGTTGTATCTGCTGGCCGACCCCGCCCCCCAGACCTTGCCCCGCGGACAGGCTGCCCGGGCGGTGGAGTACCAACTGGACGGCCTTGTGCGGGACGAGCAGAAGATCTTTGACGCGATGGACGCGGACGAAACCGGCAAGTATCTGCCCTTTGGCTACCGCAATGGCGCACCCAGCCCCTACCAGAAGGACAAGCGGGCGGACAGCGCCAAGCTCAGCCGCATTCAGCTGCATCTGGACGATCTTGTCACCCAGATGGGCGAGCAGCTTTACGGCGGGCAGATCGATGCCGAGCCGCTGGTGGTGAGCAGCAGCAAAAGCCCCTGTACTTGGTGCGATTACAGCTTTATCTGCTGCCACGAGACCGGGCTGCACGAGCGTGCGCTGGAAGCCCCTGCAAAGCCCTTTGAACCCGAGGAAGAAAACGAAGAAGAGGAGGAACAGCCGTGA
- a CDS encoding pyridoxal phosphate-dependent aminotransferase: MDYDKLIAPAAKAMRPSGIRKFFDLAAEMPECISLGVGEPDFKTPWAVREAGIESLEHGRTRYTSNAGLKELRAEISRYLERRMNLRYDPMRQILVTVGGSEAIDMCIRTLVKPGDEVIIPEPCFVCYEPITTLSGGVPVHVACRQEDEFRLRADALKAAITPKTKLVIMPFPNNPTGAVMEREDLEAVAEVLRGTDIMVLSDEIYAELNYGLRPHVSIATLPGMAERTIVVNGFSKSYAMTGWRLGYACGPEAVIKIMTKIHQSAIMSAPTTSQYAAITALKECDGEIDRMRDEYNMRRRLVVRSFNDMGLTCFEPRGAFYAFPCIKSTGMSSQEFCTKLLEQKHVAIIPGDAFGASGEGYCRVSYAYSVEHLTEALKRIREFLVENNIYHGN, encoded by the coding sequence ATGGATTATGATAAACTGATCGCGCCTGCCGCCAAGGCCATGCGCCCCTCCGGCATCCGCAAATTTTTCGATCTGGCCGCCGAAATGCCCGAGTGCATCAGCCTTGGCGTGGGCGAGCCGGACTTCAAGACCCCATGGGCTGTGCGCGAGGCCGGCATCGAAAGCCTTGAGCATGGCCGCACCCGCTATACCTCCAACGCCGGCTTAAAAGAGCTGCGCGCCGAGATCAGCCGGTATCTGGAGCGGCGCATGAACCTGCGCTACGACCCCATGCGGCAGATTTTAGTGACCGTGGGCGGCAGCGAAGCCATTGATATGTGCATCCGCACACTGGTAAAGCCCGGGGACGAGGTGATCATCCCGGAGCCCTGCTTTGTGTGCTACGAGCCCATCACCACCCTGTCCGGCGGCGTGCCGGTGCACGTTGCCTGCCGTCAGGAGGACGAGTTCCGTCTGCGTGCCGATGCGCTGAAGGCCGCCATCACCCCCAAGACCAAGCTGGTCATCATGCCCTTCCCCAACAACCCCACCGGTGCAGTGATGGAGCGGGAAGATCTGGAAGCTGTTGCCGAGGTGCTGCGCGGCACCGACATCATGGTGTTGTCCGACGAGATCTACGCCGAGCTGAACTACGGCCTGCGGCCGCACGTTTCCATTGCCACCCTGCCCGGCATGGCAGAGCGCACGATTGTGGTGAATGGCTTTTCCAAGAGCTACGCCATGACCGGCTGGCGGCTGGGCTACGCCTGCGGCCCGGAGGCGGTCATTAAAATTATGACCAAGATCCACCAGAGTGCCATCATGAGCGCCCCTACCACCAGCCAGTACGCCGCCATCACCGCCCTGAAGGAGTGCGATGGCGAGATCGACCGGATGCGGGACGAGTACAATATGCGCCGCCGTCTGGTGGTGCGCAGCTTCAACGATATGGGTCTGACCTGCTTCGAGCCCCGGGGTGCGTTCTACGCCTTCCCCTGCATCAAGAGCACCGGCATGAGCAGTCAGGAGTTCTGCACAAAACTTTTGGAGCAAAAGCACGTTGCCATCATCCCCGGCGATGCCTTTGGCGCTTCCGGCGAGGGCTATTGCCGCGTTTCCTACGCTTACAGCGTGGAGCACCTGACCGAGGCGCTGAAGCGTATCCGGGAGTTTTTGGTGGAAAACAACATCTACCACGGCAACTGA